One window of the Chlamydiales bacterium STE3 genome contains the following:
- a CDS encoding 50S ribosomal protein L28 (Product derived from UniProtKB/Swiss-Prot:Q6MDF9;Gene name derived from UniProtKB/Swiss-Prot:Q6MDF9), with protein MSKCCQVTGKKTTRGYKYAIRGIAKKKKGIGLKVTGKTKRRFEPNLVKKRFWFPEENRFVKLRVSTHAMRIIDKVGLSQVIRDMRLQGQSI; from the coding sequence ATGTCCAAATGCTGTCAAGTTACAGGCAAAAAAACAACCCGTGGTTACAAATATGCGATCAGGGGGATTGCCAAAAAGAAAAAAGGGATCGGTCTAAAAGTTACTGGTAAAACAAAGCGCCGTTTTGAACCTAACTTAGTGAAAAAGCGCTTCTGGTTCCCTGAAGAAAACCGTTTTGTTAAACTGCGCGTTTCAACTCATGCAATGCGTATTATCGACAAAGTTGGCCTATCACAAGTGATTCGCGATATGCGCCTTCAAGGACAATCCATCTAA